In Sphaeramia orbicularis chromosome 5, fSphaOr1.1, whole genome shotgun sequence, a genomic segment contains:
- the ptpra gene encoding receptor-type tyrosine-protein phosphatase alpha, which translates to MPTSLLQGRMGVCPLLLLFGLVLGASAQDNVPITSPPNITAKPTDPPVAPFLNITLADTQAPTAPPTTLTLTTTPVTTTTTTSTPTTPSSSAGDDSVQPSGPNGTVRLVPVPPPPPPAPTDVPQTPSSTSLPPPPPVTPALDTEDNGNASSAPDTPTPETYPDDGDYQIETETTTEPGTEFTSHASPHDNNPSEDMPIIAVMVALSSLLVIIFIIIILYMLRFKKYKQAGSHSNSFRLTNGRSDDTELQSVPLLARSPSTNRKYPPLPVDKLEEEMNRRMADDNKLFREEFNALPVCPIQASCDAASKEENKEKNRYVNILPYDHSRVHLSSLEGVPDSDFINASFINGYQEKNKFIAAQGPKEETVNDFWRMIWEQNTATIVMVTNLKERKECKCAQYWPDQGCWTYGNIRVSVEDTMVLVDYTIRKFCIQQVGDVSGKKPQRLVTQFHFTSWPDFGVPFTPIGMLKFLKKVKTCNPQYAGAIVVHCSAGVGRTGTFIVIDAMLDMMIAERKVDVFGFVTRIRAQRCQMVQTDMQYVFIFQALLEHYLYGDTELEVTSLESHLAKLYAPSPGAGCSGLEAEFKKLTSIKIQNDKMRTGNLPANMKKNRVLQIIPYEFNRVIIPVKRGEENTDYVNASFIDGYRQKDSYMASQGPLQHTIEDFWRMIWEWRSCSIVMLTELEERGQEKCAQYWPSDGVVVYGDISIELKREEESESYTVRDLLVTNNRENKARAVRQFHFHGWPEVGIPTDGKGMINIIAAVQKQQQQSGNHPITVHCSAGAGRTGTFCALSTVLERVKAEGILDVFQTVKSLRLQRPHMVQTLEQYEFCYKVVQEYIDAFSDYANFK; encoded by the exons ATGCCAACTTCGCTCCTTCAG GGCAGAATGGGTGTGTGTCCCCTGCTCCTGCTGTTTGGTCTAGTCCTCGGGGCCTCAGCCCAGGATAATGTCCCCATCACAA gtcctccaaatatcactgccaaaccCACAGACCCCCCAGTCGCACCCTTCCTCAATATTACACTTGCGGACACACAAGCCCCCACAGCTCCACCCACCACACTCACCCTGACAACCACCCcagtgacaacaacaacaacaacgtcaaCTCCCACCACGCCCTCAAGCTCAGCAGGGGATGACAGCGTACAGCCGTCGGGTCCCAATGGTACCGTGCGGTTGGTGCCGGTCCcgcctcctccacctccagctcCAACCGATGTCCCTCAGACGCCGTCAAGCACCAGCCTCCCGCCACCGCCGCCTGTCACACCAGCTCTGGATACGGAGGACAATGGGAATGCCTCGTCAGCCCCAGATACCCCAACTCCAGAAACATACCCAGATGACGGGGACTACCAGATAGAGACAGAGACCACCACAGAACCAGGCACGGAGTTCACCTCACATGCCAGCCCGCATG ACAACAACCCGTCTGAAGACATGCCCATCATAGCCGTGATGGTGGCCCTGTCCTCTCTGTtggtcatcatattcatcatcatcatcctctatATGCTCAG GTTTAAAAAGTACAAACAGGCGGGAAGCCACTCGAACTCCTTCAGGCTGACCAACGGCAGATCAGATGATACAG AACTTCAGAGTGTGCCGCTATTGGCCCGTTCGCCAAGCACAAACAGGAAGTACCCGCCCCTTCCTGTCGACAAGCTGGAGGAAGAAATGAACCGCCGTATGGCTGATGACAACAAGCTCTTCAGGGAGGAGTTTAAT GCACTACCAGTCTGCCCCATCCAAGCATCATGTGACGCTGCTTCCAAAGAAGAGAATAAAGAAAAGAACAGATATGTCAACATCCTGCCAT ATGATCACTCCAGGGTCCATCTGTCATCTCTGGAAGGAGTCCCTGACTCTGACTTCATCAACGCCTCCTTTATAAAT GGCTACCAAGAGAAGAACAAGTTTATTGCAGCTCAAG GACCCAAGGAGGAAACGGTAAATGACTTCTGGCGGATGATCTGGGAGCAGAACACAGCCACCATCGTCATGGTGACCAATCTGAAAGAGAGAAAAGAG TGTAAGTGTGCCCAGTACTGGCCGGACCAGGGCTGTTGGACATATGGGAACATCCGCGTGTCTGTAGAAGACACAATGGTTCTAGTGGACTACACCATTCGCAAATTCTGCATACAACAG GTGGGGGACGTATCTGGGAAAAAGCCTCAGAGGCTTGTCACCCAGTTCCACTTCACTAGTTGGCCAGACTTTGGGGTGCCCTTTACCCCTATTGGCATGCTCAAGTTCctcaaaaaagtcaaaacttgcAACCCGCAGTACGCCGGGGCCATTGTGGTCCACTGCAG TGCGGGCGTGGGGAGAACAGGCACCTTCATTGTGATCGATGCCATGTTGGACATGATGATCGCTGAGAGGAAGGTGGACGTGTTTGGTTTCGTCACCAGGATCAGAGCCCAGCGCTGTCAGATGGTGCAGACCGAT ATGCAGTATGTGTTCATCTTCCAGGCGTTGTTAGAACACTACTTGTATGGAGACACAGAGCTGGAGGTGACCTCTCTGGAGTCCCATCTAGCCAAACTGTACGCTCCCTCACCTGGAGCTGGCTGCAGTGGTCTGGAGGCTGAATTCAAG AAACTGACATCCATCAAAATTCAGAATGACAAGATGAGAACAGGCAACCTGCCAGCGAACATGAAGAAGAACAGAGTCCTACAGATCATTCCAT ATGAGTTCAACAGAGTGATCATTCCAGTCAAACGTGGAGAGGAAAACACTGACTATGTCAATGCCTCTTTCATTGAT GGATACCGCCAGAAAGACTCATACATGGCCAGTCAGGGTCCCCTGCAGCACACCATAGAGGATTTCTGGAGGATGATCTGGGAGTGGAGAAGCTGCTCCATAGTCATGCTCACTGAGCTGGAGGAGAGAGGGCAG GAAAAGTGTGCTCAGTATTGGCCCAGTGATGGAGTTGTGGTCTATGGGGACATCTCCATTGAGCTGAAAAGGGAGGAGGAAAGCGAGAGCTACACAGTGCGTGACCTCCTGGTCACCAACAACAGG GAGAACAAGGCTCGAGCGGTGCGTCAGTTCCATTTCCATGGCTGGCCAGAGGTGGGCATCCCCACTGACGGTAAAGGCATGATTAACATCATTGCTGCAGTGCAGAAACAACAGCAGCAGTCTGGCAACCACCCTATCACTGTGCACTGCAG tgctgGTGCAGGACGGACAGGGACGTTCTGTGCACTGAGTACGGTCCTGGAGAGGGTGAAGGCAGAAGGCATCTTGGATGTCTTCCAGACAGTCAAGAGTCTCAGACTGCAGAGACCCCACATGGTGCAGACACTG GAGCAGTACGAGTTCTGCTACAAAGTGGTCCAGGAATATATTGATGCCTTTTCCGACTATGCCAACTTCAAGTAG